The nucleotide window CAGGAGGGGACATTGTAACCGGAGCCGCAACAGTCATTCTTGCCATGGGTGCGGGACGGACCGCAGCCAACTCAATACACGATTATCTGACACTGGGATGGTAATGGGTAACAGGTGACGGATAAACAATAACGGAAACTTGTAACACAAAGGTAAAAATCCTGACCCTGAGGGCCAGGGTTTCAAAAGCGAAGTAAAATAATAAGGTTGGCCATTGAAAAATTTTTCACTGACCAACCTTAATTTTATATCCATTCTCTTTTTATATGAAAGTCTTCAAAAATCCAGACAGTGACTTTCATGTTTTGTTGTGGTCAAATCTGAGCGAAAGACCATGTCTGCCAGCGGCAGTTATTGTTTAATATAAACCTTGTGGTCCACCAATGACAAAGAATGAACATGGCCTTTAATAAATTTTTGTTCGCCAAAGATAGAAACCAGGCGGATACCATCTTCATCCGGCTCAATCTTGTCAACCGCTTCCATTAACAATGTTTCATCAGATTCGCCGTCATTTCCAAGTAAATATGCATTTGCTTCACACATAACGCCATCACTCCTTGTATATTTTTTATATGAAAGTCTTTAAAAATTTAATCGTGACTTTCAGTTTTCGTTGTGGACAAACCAGGATATGATACCAGGTCTGCCCGTGGCATTTATAAAAAAGATAAATGTTTATCCAACAATTCATCCACCAGTTGAGGCAGGGGCAGACCGCTTACCCCTACAATTTCCAGGTTTTCCTGGGTCAGAGGCAGAAGAATTTTTTTAGCATCGGCAGAACATATGGCTTCCGCCATCTCAGGGGTTACCTCGCCCATCATTGCCTGGGGCATGATAATTCCCACAGGCCCGATAATAGCATCTGCTTTCCTTACGGTCTGAACAATGGCATTACTGCCGGAAGCCCCTTTGTTTGCCCTTGCTTTCAGCATCTGGGCCGTGGCAATGGCGTTGGTTCCCAGAGCAAAGACCTCTATTCGTTCTTCAAACCGTTCTTTGAGTTTTTTAATAATTGCAGATCCAATGCCTCCCCCCTGGCCATCTATAACACAAATTTTTTTCTGGATATTCACTCCCATAACTATTTGTTTGCCTTTATATAATTTATTTCATACAATTTTAAAAATATTTCTGACTTCATTATTTTAACATTATTTTATTTTTAACAAGCAACATCATTTTATTATGAATAGCATCTGAGGACAGAATTGAGCCATTAGTATCCAAGCAATTTATCATTTCGAAATCATTGTATTTATTTACCACCCTTAAATATTCTTGCTCAACATTTTTTTGCAAATTGATGCTTGCTTCATGTATATCGCTTTTACCGTTCAAATATACCCTATCTTTTCCAACCCTGACTTTTTTTAATTCAGTTTCAACAAAAGAGAATGGAACATGTAAATATACAGACAAATCCGGTTTTGGTATTTTATTATAGAAATATTCAAATTCAAGAATCCAATGTTCTAATTCATTTTTTTTTGATTCATCGTCAAGTTTCGCACACTGGAATGCAATGTTTGAGTAAACATATCTATCCACAATTACAAAATATTTATTTTCCAACCAACCAGTTATCTTTTTTTTTGCATCATCTCTATCACCGGCATAAATCAAAGCAACAAGATAAGGGTCCACAGAATCTAAACTTCCGAATTCTCCTCTTAGAAATTTAGCAATCAAATCTCCATAGTAACCCTCTCCACTGCGAGGAAAATGGAGATATTTATATTTGATTTCATTTTTATTGAAATAATTCTTTAATAATTTTATTTGTGTGGACTTTCCAGCCCCATCCAAACCTTCAATAACAATAAATCTATTTTGATCTCCCAATTTTATCAATCCCATATTTTTATTTCATTTTAATTAAATACGTCAAAGCACAGTCTATAGCAATATACCAAATTCTTAGCAAGCATTTGGACTCTTCTCTTTACAAAAAAAAGGTCATGGGCATTTAAGTGAATCTTACAAAAACACCCAACCGAATTCTTGTTGTATAAACATACCTCAATATAGGTATATATTGTGGATAATTTTATTGGGATCTGCATTCATTAGCAGCCTGCCGGGATAAGATGGACAGCACAGCACTCCATCTTATCGGGCCGGGCTGATATCCATAACAATAAACTCCCGTCCAGAAGGGCCGAGAGTTTGATTGTATTTGTCCAAATATTATGGACTCTATGCTTTTTTTGTCTTTTTTTTAGAATCCTCTTGTGCCGGCTTTACCATTTTTTTTTCCCCGACAGTTGTTTTTATTTTTTGACTGATCTTTTTCTCTATGTCCGCTTTTATTGGTTTTTTCAATACTTTTTCTGCTTCTGCCAATTTTTCTGCAGATTTTTCCATTGGAGGGCCCGCAGGTTCTTTTTTTAGTTCAATTTTAGATTCTGAATTTACGGTTGATATCAACTTATCAAGGGATTGGTTTAAATCCAGCTGAAAACGGACAGGGCCTCTGTATTCCTTGTTCGGGCCAAACCGGGTGTGAAGTGCATAGTCGGATTCCGGATGTGACCAGGAAGTGGCAATGGCAATATGCCCCTTGGGAAAAGGCGTGGTCTCTACATCAATATAATCAAGGGGAGCAAGAGCCGTCTCTTTTTCCACCAGATCATCATCTTCGCCATAACAAATCAGCCAGGGAATCTTTTTTTCTTTAATACCTTTAAAATTCAATTCCCTGTCAAATATTTTCACAGGCAAAATGCCGTCCGGAGTGACCGGAATATTGTAAGACGCAAAACTCATCTGAGTTATGGATAATGGAATATCCGTACGCTCATTTTGCAACCAATAGTTGATGGCTGCAGCGGTTTTACTGATGCTGTGAGATTGTTTTTCCATCTGTGCCACCATAAACATATCTCTTAAAAATGATACCACAGGGGCCTGATCTTCAACACTTTTGAGTTTGTATACCCAACCCATTAGCTGACCGTCCGCAACCTTATTTCCATTGGGCAAGGTTTTTGTTCCATACAGCAAATCATTGAAACGGGGGGGAAGGCTGTTCAAAAAATCCCCCAACCCCTTGCTTCGTGTACCATCCATGGGTGAAACGCAGGTGATTAATGCGTCCACGACATTGTCAAGCTCATTGGAAAGAATATTACAAACAGCGGAAAAACCGCCCTGACAATATCCGTTCAGGGTAACCTTTTTACCATGAAGTTCCATGACTTTTTCGCAAAAATACCGTGTATCCAGGGCATCGTCCTCCATGGTCATGATCTGACAAAACGGTGTGGTGTGAATATCTTTCATTATGCGAATATATGTGGGAATCCCCTGATTTGCAAAGCAATGGGTATAACTTTTTTTTTCTCCTGGTAAAAAACTTAATATATTGCTGCCCAAAACAAAAGGAGGGATGATAATTATCGGTTTTCCCTTTTCATCCACTTTTACATCTTTATCTGTAGGTTGAATTCTGTAAAGCAAAAAACGTTCGGTTTCTGCAAACAAAAGATTTTGATGCCGTTCAAAGTGGAAACCAAATTCCGGTTCAATGTCTCTTATGGCCTTTGGAAGGGTTTTGCTCACGCCTGTAATCATGTCGAATTGTCGCGAAAAAAAATCCGATAGATTTTCTCCTTTACTCTGTGACAATGAATTACAAAAAGCGATAAAATAATTTTCCAGCTCTTTATTAATAAAGCCGTCTACAGCCCTCATGCTGCTGCAAAGGCTTCTGCCGAATAGATCCATATTAAATTTAAGAAGCCTGACATAGTCATCCCACTGTTCACCAAGCGAGTCTTTGTCCAGTCTTGATAATTCAGCTGTGCTGAAGTAAGCAGTGGAAATCAGATATGGAATAAGAAACTCGTTATTATATTTTATTAATCCTGCGAATAAATTTTGCGCAGCATTCATCTGATCAAAAAAAAAGCTGGGATTTGATTCATTTTTTTTAGGCAAGTTTTCCATGATTACATCCTTAAAATATTGTCAACGCAAGAAACAGAAGACCATTCCACCGATTATATTTTTATACATGTAAATTTCAATATAACTGCCATGGGCAGCCTTGGTATTTCAACTTGATTTGCCCATAACAAAGATTGAAAGTCTCTGTGTGAATTTTTAAAGACTTTCATATAAAAAAAATGCCGACTAAAATATTTCAGCCGACATCTCTTTTATTCTTACTTTTTGCTCGTCTTTTCCGATGCCTTTTCTGATGCCTTTTCTGACGGTCTATTTACAGATGATACAGGTTCGAACTCTGCCAATAAGTCCATTATTTTATCAAAACCGTTGTCAACATATCCTTTGCAATTTTCCCTGTTTTGTTTGAGAAAATCAACCCAATAGGAACTCATTTTTTTACTGTCACCCTGCGATAGCGGACTTTTTTCAAAAACCTTGTCCATCATCTGATGCCCTTGATCCTGAAGTGTTGCCATCATGGCAAAAGAGTTATCAAACAAGGATTTCTGACATTTAACAAACTGGGTAAACATTTTATTGCTATACATAATTACCCCCCAAAAGATGGTTAAAAATGCGTTTATTTTTGATCAAACAATTTTTCGAACTGGCTATACCCTTGATCAACCACTTTTTTGAATTCATCCCTGGCCTTTTTAGTATAGTTGTAGGTTTCATTTAGCTGTTTCTTCCCATCCTCTGTGGCCCAGGGAAATTGTCCCATAAAATTATTCATCATAGTTTCCGTTTGATCCTGAACAACTGCTATGGCGTTAAAGCTGTTATCAAAAACGCTTTTCTGAAACCCGATCATCTGTTTTGCGATATTTGCTGTTTCCATAATGATTCTCCTTTTTTGTAAATAATTTAGACACATCATTTGATTGTTATCCGACAAACGAAATACCGGATCTCAAATTTATGATTTCAATATTTGAAATATATCAATTAAAATAT belongs to Desulfobacula toluolica Tol2 and includes:
- a CDS encoding CooT family nickel-binding protein; protein product: MCEANAYLLGNDGESDETLLMEAVDKIEPDEDGIRLVSIFGEQKFIKGHVHSLSLVDHKVYIKQ
- a CDS encoding DUF3842 family protein, with the translated sequence MGVNIQKKICVIDGQGGGIGSAIIKKLKERFEERIEVFALGTNAIATAQMLKARANKGASGSNAIVQTVRKADAIIGPVGIIMPQAMMGEVTPEMAEAICSADAKKILLPLTQENLEIVGVSGLPLPQLVDELLDKHLSFL
- the tmk gene encoding dTMP kinase — translated: MGLIKLGDQNRFIVIEGLDGAGKSTQIKLLKNYFNKNEIKYKYLHFPRSGEGYYGDLIAKFLRGEFGSLDSVDPYLVALIYAGDRDDAKKKITGWLENKYFVIVDRYVYSNIAFQCAKLDDESKKNELEHWILEFEYFYNKIPKPDLSVYLHVPFSFVETELKKVRVGKDRVYLNGKSDIHEASINLQKNVEQEYLRVVNKYNDFEMINCLDTNGSILSSDAIHNKMMLLVKNKIMLK
- a CDS encoding metal transporter, which gives rise to MENLPKKNESNPSFFFDQMNAAQNLFAGLIKYNNEFLIPYLISTAYFSTAELSRLDKDSLGEQWDDYVRLLKFNMDLFGRSLCSSMRAVDGFINKELENYFIAFCNSLSQSKGENLSDFFSRQFDMITGVSKTLPKAIRDIEPEFGFHFERHQNLLFAETERFLLYRIQPTDKDVKVDEKGKPIIIIPPFVLGSNILSFLPGEKKSYTHCFANQGIPTYIRIMKDIHTTPFCQIMTMEDDALDTRYFCEKVMELHGKKVTLNGYCQGGFSAVCNILSNELDNVVDALITCVSPMDGTRSKGLGDFLNSLPPRFNDLLYGTKTLPNGNKVADGQLMGWVYKLKSVEDQAPVVSFLRDMFMVAQMEKQSHSISKTAAAINYWLQNERTDIPLSITQMSFASYNIPVTPDGILPVKIFDRELNFKGIKEKKIPWLICYGEDDDLVEKETALAPLDYIDVETTPFPKGHIAIATSWSHPESDYALHTRFGPNKEYRGPVRFQLDLNQSLDKLISTVNSESKIELKKEPAGPPMEKSAEKLAEAEKVLKKPIKADIEKKISQKIKTTVGEKKMVKPAQEDSKKKTKKA